A window of Candidatus Peribacteraceae bacterium genomic DNA:
CTGTCTTGTGGCGTTTCTTCCACACCAATCCCTTGAGGTTGGGGACGTTGTATGTGTCCATCATCAAGTTTGCAAACACGATGACATAGACGATTCGAAACATCCACGTGTCCATCAAGGACTGGAGAAAAGCCGTCGGATCCGTGTTCGCGATGATCCCGATGGGGATAGACGCGAACATCAAGACCAAGGCCAGCACAATGCAGATCATCCCTGAGAGGAAGAGCGCAATGAGCCCGTTCACTGCCACGGAAACCAACAAATCGAACAATTTTCCAAACATGATTGGAATCCTTTCTGTCCCGTAGGACACAAAAAAACAAAGAACAAGGCGCCAGTGTAATTCTTTTCACTCCCGGGGCAAGGGCATTTTCATCCGTCACGCTCCACATCTTTTCCTCCATCCGTCAGTCTGCCTGCAGTGCGGACCGCGGCATCCTTCCCCTTCCCCTCTCAGGGGGCGCCCTTCCGTCTCCTCTTCCTCCACCGCTCCTCCATCGCGTGGATCTTGTCATGGTCCAGACCGAAGTAGTGGCCGATCTCGTGCCACCCGGCTGCGCGGCATGGGAGTAGAGGGGCATGGTGGGGGTTGCCGGTGTATCAGAAACGGCGATACCGCTTCGCCGCGGTGGCATCTTGTTCATAGATGGCGTCATTTTCTGTCATTCCGTCTGTCCTTCCTCCAACGTTTTTCCATTTCATGAATTTTTTCATGTCCGAGACCGAAGTAGTGGCCGATCTCGTGCCACAGGGTTTCGCGGATAAGGGAGGGGACATCCTCCGGCGATCCGGCCACAAGCTCGATGGATTCCCGGAAGAGGGTGATCTTGTCCGGCAGCTTGCCGCTGAACTCCCTCCCCCACGCCGTGCGCGGCACGCCTTCATAGAGGCCCAGGAGCACTTGTCCGCGCCGGATGGGCACGGCGCCCGGGCGGCGCATCGGCCGCTCCTCCACCACGACCACCACATCCTTCACTTCTTCGCGGATGTGCGCGGGGAGGGCTTCCATCGCTTCGCCGATGACGGTGTTGTAGAGGTCCTGTTCCATGCAGAAGAACGCACAGTATACGGTTCCCTGCGCGGAACGGCCACCGTTTGGGCATCGAAAGCGTCACACGCCCCGCGCCATCCCTTTCCGCGGCAGCGAGATGAAGAGTGTGTGTTCGGGGTCCTTGTGCTTGGTCCAGAATCGCCCCTGCGCGGCACTGAGGATTTCCCAAGAAACCGTGAGGTCCAAATCCCCCACATGGGGGGGCAGGTTGGGGAAGGCGTGCCGGGCTTCCGCGTCCGCGTCCTTCTTCAGCAGCATCGGCTGCCCCGTGTAGGTGATGCCGATGGTGATGTCGTCCTTCTCCAGCGGCTCGGCGTGCAGCACCACGGTGGTGTTCAGGTCACCCAGGCGCACGGCGGCGCCCAGGAGCGCGGCCAAGAGGTGGCGGATGAGCGGCTCATCCAGCCAAATGTCCACGTCCGTGGAAATCTGGCCGAAGCCGATGCGCTGGAGCTTGGCGGACGCCACCGCGTTCATGTCCCCCGCCGACCTCTTGAGGAGGGCGGTGAGATCCGCGGCCGTGGGGTTGTAGTGCACCAAGCCCCCGGACATCCGCATCACCTTGAGCAGCTCGTCCAGCAGGTTGATCAAGCGGCGGATGGCCGCGTCCATGTTCACGATGCTCTCCTTCTGTGCGCCGGAAATTGCCCCGAATTCCCCGGAGAGAAAGAGTTCGGTGAGCCACCGCAGCCCCGTGACGGGCGTGCGGATGGTATCCGTGGCCATGCGCACGAAGACGGATTTTTCCCGGTCGTTCTTGAGGTGCACGGCGATGATGTGGAAGTACACGGCCTGCACGGTGAACGTGGCCGTGAGGAGCACGATGAGGATGATGATGAAGACCGTGAGGGGGAGGAGGGGGTTTTCGCCCGGTGTCAGCTCCACCAACGCGCGCGAGGCGCCCGTGAGCAGGATGGAAGCCGCCATGGCCAGGAGGATGCCAGCGAGGAGGGGGCCGAGCACCGACTTGCGGAGGATGTGCTTCCAGGGGTGGCCGGCGGAGAGCGGGTCATTGTTCTTCATGGTCTTGGGGGGCGGCGGGGGCGTCCATGAATTCGTCCAGGCCCGGCAACGCGGTGACGTCGAATGGGGCGGTGGTGGGGGCGGCGATGCTCCAGATGCCCGCGATGAGGATGCTGCAGCCGCAGAGGAGCGGGACGAGGGGCGGGAGGTCGGTCAGGATGGCGAGCAGGAGCATGCTCACGCCGAAGAATGCGAAGAAAAGGGGGGAGAAGTCGCGGTGGCGGAAGAAGCTCTCCACCAGGCTGTACCCCAGCAGGAGCGTGAGCAGGAGGACGGCGGGGATGAGGAAGGGCGTGCGCAGGAGGGAAGCGATGCCGATGCTCGAAAGCAGCCGCAGCGACGTTTCCGCGGGAAGCCAGAGGATGAAGGCGAGGAGCGCGAGCAGGAGCGTCCCCGCAGCCGTGGTGAATGTTTCCCGGCGGGAGGCGTGCGGCTTCATCGGCAGACAGTGTGCCTCCGGGGAGAGCGGCGAGTAAATGGAAAATGCGGAGTGACCGTTTTGCATTTTGCATTCCTTCCCCGCTACACTCGTCACCTCATGAACCCCCGCGTCCTCTCTTTCGCCAGCATCTTCCTCGTGGCGCTGTGCTGCGCCGTTCCCCTTGCCTCCGCGGCGCAACCCGAGGTGGATATCACGCGCCTCAAGAACTACTACACGGAATACGTCAAGAATGAGCGCAACCGGAAGGTCTACGAGCCTTCCATCGCCACGGAACGCACCCGCATCCGTTCCCTCCTGGAGAAGGATCTTAACACCCTCATCCAGCCCACGGAAACGCCGGAGGGCGAGGAGGTGGAGGAAGGGAAGGCTTTGGAACGGCAGCGGCAGATCGTGGAAGACCTCACGAGCCGCCTCAACGAGAGCACGGTGGACCTCAACCTCCTCAACGACGAGGAGCGGTTCTATAAGGAGGGAGGGACCGGCGGCTCGGGCGTGTTCATGATCACCAAAAGTTATCCGGAACTGCTGGCCCGCAGGGTGGTGCTGGAGGAGGGCATCGACCTGTTCACTCCCGCCCTTTCGGCACAGCAGACGCGCCTCGGGAAGCTGCTCCTGGAGCAGCGCAACGCCAATATGACGCTCTTCTTGGGCATCCTGTGGTACCTGGGCGCGGTGCTGGCGGTGATCTGGGTGGAGCACTTCCTGCGCACCTTCGTCATCCTGCGCATCCCGCAACGCAAGATCCGCTACGCCTTGGCCAAGATCTTCACCACCGTGGTGTACCTGAGCCTGTTCTTCTGGATCTTCCAGCGCATCTACGCCGAGTTTCCGGGCTTCACCACCGTCTTCGCGGTCATCGGCGCGGCGCTCATCTTCATGCTCCAGGACCTCATCAAGTCCTTCCTGGGATGGCTCACGTACAAGGGGGCGCTCAAGCTGGGCGACCGCGTGACCATGGGCGAGGTGACGGGCGACGTGTTGGACATCGGCGTCATCCACACCACGCTCCTCGCATCCCGCGCGCCGAACCTGGGAGACGTCTCCCGGGCCGGGAAGGTCGTCCGCCTGCCCAATTCCCTCCTTCTCACGGGCAACTTGGTGAACTACCACAGCACCTCCGACTTCGAGAATGTGGAGATCCCCCTCTACCTTGCCGATGCCAAGCAGGGCCGGCAGGCCACGGACATCCTGGAGGAGATGCTGGAAGAGGAGACGAGCAAGTACACCCAGGACGCCATGCGCCAGATGGACCGGCGCATGCGCGGTTTCTACTTCTCCCAGGTCTCCCCCGCGCAGCGCGTGCACATGGAAATGACGGACAAGCGCGAACTGAAGCTTCTCCTCTGCTTCCCGGCGCCCATCGGGCAGCGGCGGACGGTCACCACACGCATTCTCCGCGAGGCGCTCGAGCGCCTGGAAAAGGAAGGAGTGCAACTGGCGAAGCCGGCGTGAGGCCGAAGCTGCGGGTCGATCCTTCGGCTTCGCTCAGGACAGGCGACCCGTGCGCATTCTAAGATGATGCGTCCGGGCAGCGCTCCTCCGGCCTTTTCGTCCATCGCCGGCTCGCGCTATGCTCTGTCCATGCTTCTCTCCATCCTGTTCATCGTCCTCGGCCTCCTTCTCCTCATCAAGGGGGCGGATTGGCTGGTGGAGGGCGCGGCGTCCATCGCCACGGCTTTGCGCGTCTCGCAGCTCACGATAGGGCTCACCATCGTGGCGTTCGGCACGTCCCTGCCCGAGCTCACGGTGAACCTGTTCAGCAGCTTCAGCGGCGCCAACGACATCGCCATTGGGAACGTGGTGGGGAGCAATATCTGCAACATCCTCCTCATTCTGGGCATTTCCTCCATCCTCGCGCCCCTTGCCGTGCAGACCTCCACGGTGTGGAAGGAAATTCCGCTCTCGCTCCTGGCTGCGGGCATCCTGTTCGCACAGGCGAACGACATCCTCATCGACGGCGCGGATGCCTCCATCCTCTCGCGCACGGACGGGCTCACCTTCCTTGCGTTCTTCGTCATCTTCCTGTGGTACATCGCGGGCATGCGCAGGCTGGATCCCGCTGATGACAAGGATGAAGGGGAGCACCACAGCGGCTTCTGGACGTCCTGCGGCTTCATCGCCCTGGGCTTGGTCCTTCTCATCGGCGGGGGAAGGCTCACCGTCATGGGAGCGACGGCGATCGCGGAGCTCCTGGGCGTATCGCAGGCGCTCATCGGGCTCACCATCGTGGCGGTGGGGACGTCGCTCCCGGAACTCGCCACGTCCACTGTCGCGGCCGTGAAGGGCAAGGCGGACCTGGCCGTGGGGAATGTGGTGGGGAGCAACATCTTCAATATCTTCTGGATTCTGGGTGTGAGCTCGCTCATCAATCCGCTGCGGTTCGAGCCGGCCATGAACGTCGATTTGCTCATGGTGGTCATCGCCACCCTCATGCTCTTCCTGTTCACCCATACGGGGTGGCTGCACAGGCGTCTCCTCTTCTGGCGGCAGCGCAAAGGCCACGTGATCACACGGTCGGAAGGCTGGACGATGTTGGCATCGTATGCGCTCTACGTGGGGTATTTGGTGTGGAGGGGGTGATGACGAGGAATGGCTGCCAGTTGCGGGTCGATCCTTCGGCTTCGCTCAGGACAGGCGACCCGCGCTCTCCAAAAAAACGCCTCCTCGTTCCGGGGGAAGAGGCGTTGGGGGTACAGAGAGATGAGGGTTAGGCGGGGAAAGCGGCCAGGGCTTCTTCTCTGTTCGCATGGATGGGTACCGTTCTGTCGATGTGCGTAGCCGTACAAGTGATACGAGTTTTGTCATTCATCCCGAAGACTCGGAACTCGATTGCCGCTTGTTGGCATTGTTGTGACATCCATTCAAAAGCTCTGATGAGCTCTGCGCTATTCACTCGAACGTGACTGACATCCAGAAGCACTTTTCCCCGTAATTGAGGAAGGAGTTGGAGAAATCCTTCCTGGAGTAACCTCCTGTCTTCCTCGAAGAGGATCTCCTGTTTCACAATGGAAATCACATCGACGCCCTGGTGGTCTTCGAGGAAAAAATTTTCCGTTTGTCCACGAGTACACATGACGAGCCCCCTTTGCAAAAGATCGAGTGATCGAATAAATCTGTACCTAAGTAGATCGTACAATTCTCTTACGTCTTGTCCACTTCCGGGGAAGGAAGGGGAAGATAAGCTCTTCCCGTTGCGGAAAAGTCACAGCAGGGTTCCGTGTCTCCGGGATCACTTCTCCCCTTTCTTCAGCCATTTGACGCCCGCGTACACGAAGGGTGTTTCGATCACGGACATGGCGCACTTGAGGAGCCAGTACGGTACGAGGAGGCCCACGATGAACGAGAAGTTCTCGCCGAATCCCTTATCGAAGGCGTAGAACGCGGCGAACATGAAGATCACCGTATCCAGGAACTGCGCCACGAAGTTGCTCGCGTTGTTGCGCAGCCACAGCGACCCGCTCCCCAACGCCTGGCGGATCTTGACGAAGATGAAGAGGTCCGTGAATTCGGCGATGGCGAAGGCGAGGAGGCTCGCGAACGACATGCGGGCGGAGAAGCGGAAGACGGTGTCGTACGCCTCTTCCGTGGGTGCGAAGCGGGCGGAGGGCGGAAGGACGGTGGCAAGGAGGGAGAACAAGAAGAGGAGGGCCACCACCACAAGCCCGGCGCGGATCACACTGCGGGTGCGTTCACGTCCGTACACTTCCGTGATGACGTCGTTGATGGTGAAGACGAGGGGAATGGTGAAGATGGCCACGCTGGCGTTCACCTTCAGCCAGTCGAGTTGGAGCAGCGGAAACGTCTTGGCTCCCATGAGTTCCGACACCGCGATGCAGAACATGTAGAGGGCGATGAGCAGATCCATCTTCCGGATATTCTTCATGGGAAAAGGGGGGAGAGAAAACGCAGCGCACGGCGCCCGCACGCCGAACCAGCGTAGCTTTCCTATCCGTTAGGGCAAGACAAACCAAAACAGGCGCAACGGAAGCGTTTTTTTCATACGATGGAAGGGGTCAGGCCTTCGGACCGGCCATTTTGGCCACCCATCCGATGACGATGTACACCGCGGCGAGGCCCACCAGGCCGTAGACGACGCGCGAGACCACCGACATGGCGCCGAACAGGGCGGCTACGACGTCATACTCCATGACGGAGATGAGGCCCCAATTAAGGCCGCCGACCACGAGGAGCACCAAAGCCAACATCCCGAGTGTTCTTTTGTTCATAAGGGTGGGGGAAGAGGGAACCCAAGACGGGTTAACCTTACATTCTCCCCCGCCTGTGCCCCTTTGCAATACCGTCCGGCCGGAGTTGGGATGGAATAACACTTTCGTCACACGGCGGATCGTCTGTTTCTCATGTGAATGGCGCTCACATATGACGATAAATATGTTAAAAATACTGTATGAGATTAACATATGTAGTTGTGAGTGTTTACTGCTGACAACTTTCCCCTTTCTTTTGTCAGGGCGACAAAAGAAAGGGGGAAAGAAAAGCGCTCCGCCGCCGAACTCCCCACCGCCCGGCCCTGTGCCTCCTCGTCAGCCCCTCCAAGGTTTCGGGGCTGCCTCGTCGGCTGCCGTATCGAAACAGGGCCTTCCCCGTCACCCCCCGCGGCGGCGGTACCTCTCCAGTTTTTTCTTGAAGATAGCTCCGCGGCCAGCCAGCGGGGCGCGGCTCCGGCCGTTGTTTGTTTCTGTTTTGTTTGCGGCGGCGGTACCTCTCCAGTTATTTCTTGAAGATAGCTCCGCGGCCAGCCTGCGGGGCGCGGCTCCGGCTAATGTAGGTGTATGTTTTTTTCTGTAGCAATGAGGCATTCACGAGAGCGCCTTGAGGAACTCCGTGGAGTAGAAGACCTTCTGCCTCCCCTCTTTCTTCTCCTGCAGCATGCCCATCTTCGCAAGGGTCAGGAGGTACTTGGAGGCCGTTTGGCGCGCGGAGAGGCCCAGGGATTCCTGCACGAAGTCGATGGTGAGGAGAGGGCGAGAGAACATGCAGAGGATCAAATCGTGGGCGTTGGGGAACTTCTTCTTGAGCGCCTGTTCCGTCTTCTGCATCAGCGCTTCTATGTTGCTCACGGTATTGGCCGTCTCCGCCGCCTGTTCCTCCACGCCCTTGAGCATGAAGAGCACGAACGGCCCGAAGTCCTGCGTCTTGGTGGTCTGGCGGAAGAGGCGGTAGTACTCGTTCTTGTGCCGCTCGATGTAGCCGCTGAGGAAGAGCACGGGCGCCCGCACGCGGCGCTTGAGGATCAAATACAGGATCATCAGAATGCGTCCCACGCGGCCGTTGCCATCCAAAAACGGGTGGATGGATTCGAACTGGTAGTGGACCACGGCCATCTTGATGAGCGGGTCCACGTCCTCCCAATCCTCATTGATGTACTTCTCCAGGTTCGCGAGCAACAAGGTGGCCGTCTTCCCCTCCGGGGGCGTGTAGAACACCTCCTTGGTGTTCTCGTTCCACAGATGCACGCCCTTCTCGCGCAACCCTTCCTTCTTGGGTTCGATGAGCTTCTGGATCTCCAGGATGTGGTGTGCGCTCAGGCGGCCTTTGGCCACGTACTCCAGTCCCTTGAGCATCGCCTCGCGGTAGTGGAGCACTTCCTTGGCCGGCCCCTTCTGCTGCTTCTCCGGCAGCACCTCCGCCTCGAACACCTCGCGCACGGTGGTGTTGATGTTCTCGATCCCCGCACTCGCCACCGATTCGCGGACGAGCAGGGGGTGCATCAACAGGAAGAGGTTGGGGAGCTTGGTGGCGAGCGCATCCAGCTTGGAGAGCGCGATGTTGCTCAGGTTCACCTGCTTGAGGAGGGCGACCTGGTCGAAATCGTACTTGGGGGGGAGGTGGGGGAGGGCGTTGAACGGCTTGCGGGGATCGAACGTCGATGCACCCGAAACGGTGCGGGAACGGTGGAGGAGCGGAATTTTCATGGAAGAAGGGGGGTTCTGCCACATGTTACCTTCTGTAACATGAGACTTATAATATGTTAATATTAACAGTTTGAATTAACATATGAAAGAGGACATGTGCATCCCGTTCACATATCCCCTTGCGCAGTTTCAAGAGTCATTATGCCGCGTTCAATGCTTTCCGGACGTACTCCATCGTTATTCGCTTCGCGTTTATCATCATAGGGAGTTGGTTGTTCTCGAGGATTGAAGTGTGACAGCCCCCCTTTCTTTTGTCAGGGCGACAAAAGAAAGGGGCAAAGAAAAGCGCTCCGCCGCCGAAGCTCCCCCGCCCGGCCCTGTGCCTCCTCGTCAGCCCCTCCAAGGTTTCGGGGCTGACTCGTCGGCAGGCCATGTCGAAGCAGGGCCTTCCCCTTCACCCCCCGCGGCGGCGGATGCCTTCCGGCTGTCTCTCTATGGGGGGGGTCTGTTGCGTGTCTCTGGAGCATAGATCCCCCCATGTTTGTAGATTGTTTGTTTCTGTTCAAGTGAGGGAGAAAGAGGGTGTTGATGATTGTTCGATCACCTAAGCATCTGTATGCTCATTGCCCATGACGGAGCAGACGACGCAGAATGCCATCATCGAGGCGAAGGAGCTGACGAAGAAGTTCGGCACGCTGACGGCGGTGGACAATGTGTCGTTCTCGGTCAAAGCCGGGGAAATCTTTGCGTTCCTCGGCCCCAACGGGGCGGGGAAGACCACCACCATCAAGATGCTCACCACCTTGCTCCATCCCACGAGCGGCGAGATACAGCTGAACGGCTTCGATCCCCGTTATCAGCAGGATGCGGTGCGCAAGTCCTTCGGCATCGTGTTCCAAGATCCCAGCCTCGATGACGAACTGACGGCGTGGGAGAATCTGGAGCTCCACGGCGTCCTCTACGGCGTGCCGAAGGGGTTGCGGCGGGAGAGGATGGGTCAGCTCCTGAGGATCGTGGAGTTGGAAGACCGGCGCAACGACCAGGTGAAACACTTCTCGGGCGGGATGCGGCGGCGGCTGGAAATAGCGCGGGGCCTCCTTCATCATCCCAAAATCCTCTTCCTGGACGAGCCGACCATCGGGCTGGACCCCCAGACCCGGAACCACCTGTGGTCCTATGTCATGGGGCTCAAC
This region includes:
- a CDS encoding metallopeptidase family protein; translated protein: MEQDLYNTVIGEAMEALPAHIREEVKDVVVVVEERPMRRPGAVPIRRGQVLLGLYEGVPRTAWGREFSGKLPDKITLFRESIELVAGSPEDVPSLIRETLWHEIGHYFGLGHEKIHEMEKRWRKDRRNDRK
- a CDS encoding mechanosensitive ion channel domain-containing protein, which produces MNPRVLSFASIFLVALCCAVPLASAAQPEVDITRLKNYYTEYVKNERNRKVYEPSIATERTRIRSLLEKDLNTLIQPTETPEGEEVEEGKALERQRQIVEDLTSRLNESTVDLNLLNDEERFYKEGGTGGSGVFMITKSYPELLARRVVLEEGIDLFTPALSAQQTRLGKLLLEQRNANMTLFLGILWYLGAVLAVIWVEHFLRTFVILRIPQRKIRYALAKIFTTVVYLSLFFWIFQRIYAEFPGFTTVFAVIGAALIFMLQDLIKSFLGWLTYKGALKLGDRVTMGEVTGDVLDIGVIHTTLLASRAPNLGDVSRAGKVVRLPNSLLLTGNLVNYHSTSDFENVEIPLYLADAKQGRQATDILEEMLEEETSKYTQDAMRQMDRRMRGFYFSQVSPAQRVHMEMTDKRELKLLLCFPAPIGQRRTVTTRILREALERLEKEGVQLAKPA
- a CDS encoding calcium/sodium antiporter; amino-acid sequence: MLLSILFIVLGLLLLIKGADWLVEGAASIATALRVSQLTIGLTIVAFGTSLPELTVNLFSSFSGANDIAIGNVVGSNICNILLILGISSILAPLAVQTSTVWKEIPLSLLAAGILFAQANDILIDGADASILSRTDGLTFLAFFVIFLWYIAGMRRLDPADDKDEGEHHSGFWTSCGFIALGLVLLIGGGRLTVMGATAIAELLGVSQALIGLTIVAVGTSLPELATSTVAAVKGKADLAVGNVVGSNIFNIFWILGVSSLINPLRFEPAMNVDLLMVVIATLMLFLFTHTGWLHRRLLFWRQRKGHVITRSEGWTMLASYALYVGYLVWRG
- a CDS encoding queuosine precursor transporter, producing the protein MKNIRKMDLLIALYMFCIAVSELMGAKTFPLLQLDWLKVNASVAIFTIPLVFTINDVITEVYGRERTRSVIRAGLVVVALLFLFSLLATVLPPSARFAPTEEAYDTVFRFSARMSFASLLAFAIAEFTDLFIFVKIRQALGSGSLWLRNNASNFVAQFLDTVIFMFAAFYAFDKGFGENFSFIVGLLVPYWLLKCAMSVIETPFVYAGVKWLKKGEK
- a CDS encoding DUF378 domain-containing protein translates to MNKRTLGMLALVLLVVGGLNWGLISVMEYDVVAALFGAMSVVSRVVYGLVGLAAVYIVIGWVAKMAGPKA
- a CDS encoding Fic family protein — its product is MKIPLLHRSRTVSGASTFDPRKPFNALPHLPPKYDFDQVALLKQVNLSNIALSKLDALATKLPNLFLLMHPLLVRESVASAGIENINTTVREVFEAEVLPEKQQKGPAKEVLHYREAMLKGLEYVAKGRLSAHHILEIQKLIEPKKEGLREKGVHLWNENTKEVFYTPPEGKTATLLLANLEKYINEDWEDVDPLIKMAVVHYQFESIHPFLDGNGRVGRILMILYLILKRRVRAPVLFLSGYIERHKNEYYRLFRQTTKTQDFGPFVLFMLKGVEEQAAETANTVSNIEALMQKTEQALKKKFPNAHDLILCMFSRPLLTIDFVQESLGLSARQTASKYLLTLAKMGMLQEKKEGRQKVFYSTEFLKALS
- a CDS encoding ATP-binding cassette domain-containing protein, with product MTEQTTQNAIIEAKELTKKFGTLTAVDNVSFSVKAGEIFAFLGPNGAGKTTTIKMLTTLLHPTSGEIQLNGFDPRYQQDAVRKSFGIVFQDPSLDDELTAWENLELHGVLYGVPKGLRRERMGQLLRIVELEDRRNDQVKHFSGGMRRRLEIARGLLHHPKILFLDEPTIGLDPQTRNHLWSYVMGLNRTEGITVFLTTHYMEEAEKVAGRIAVIDHGKIVALGTSAELKTQTGQPTLEDAFLALTGSAIREEEAGALDQLRMHRRIMGRK